A window from Corynebacterium urealyticum DSM 7109 encodes these proteins:
- a CDS encoding aldo/keto reductase, producing the protein MPTITQNLDNNSIIPLLTMNDGRQIPQLGFGTFQLSGETCYNAVRAAITAGYRHIDTAAVYGNEEEVGRAIQDAIDVGEVTREQLFVTTKLWNDSHDRVAGALDASLERLGLDYVDLYLIHWPVEKIGMYATAYRDMVTLRDQGKTASVGVCNSYPEVLDKMIEASGDIPAVNQIEVHPGFNQDELRAENTKRGILTESWSPLKQGQNLNTPAFQAIADAHGVSVAQVIIRWHIQRGDVVIPRSSKPERIRSNADVFGFQLTEEQMQRITVIEEGEAGRRGPNPHTFYQGTSLQKQ; encoded by the coding sequence ATGCCAACTATTACTCAGAATCTGGACAATAATTCCATCATCCCGCTGCTGACCATGAACGACGGTCGGCAGATCCCGCAGCTCGGTTTCGGTACCTTCCAGTTGTCCGGCGAGACCTGCTACAACGCCGTGCGAGCCGCGATCACCGCGGGCTATCGCCACATCGATACGGCCGCGGTTTACGGCAACGAGGAGGAGGTCGGTCGCGCCATCCAAGACGCCATCGATGTCGGCGAGGTGACTCGCGAGCAGCTCTTCGTTACCACGAAGCTGTGGAATGATAGCCACGACCGTGTCGCCGGTGCCCTGGACGCCTCCCTGGAGCGCCTCGGCCTGGACTACGTGGATCTTTACCTGATCCACTGGCCAGTGGAGAAGATCGGCATGTACGCCACCGCCTACCGGGACATGGTGACCCTGCGGGATCAGGGGAAGACCGCCAGCGTCGGCGTGTGTAATAGCTACCCAGAGGTCCTGGACAAGATGATCGAGGCCAGCGGAGATATCCCGGCTGTGAACCAGATCGAGGTCCACCCCGGCTTCAACCAGGATGAGCTGCGTGCAGAGAACACCAAGCGCGGCATCCTAACCGAGTCCTGGTCCCCGCTGAAGCAGGGACAGAACCTGAATACCCCGGCCTTCCAGGCCATCGCGGACGCCCACGGGGTGAGTGTCGCGCAGGTCATCATCCGCTGGCACATCCAGCGCGGGGACGTGGTGATCCCGCGCAGCTCTAAGCCGGAGCGCATCCGCAGCAACGCGGACGTGTTCGGCTTCCAGCTCACCGAGGAACAGATGCAGCGCATCACCGTGATCGAGGAGGGCGAGGCGGGCCGCCGCGGTCCGAACCCGCATACCTTCTACCAGGGCACCTCGCTGCAGAAACAGTAG
- a CDS encoding ABC transporter ATP-binding protein, whose translation MTGTALHIEKLNKFYGDHHVLKDMSFSVQPGEIYGFVGSNGAGKSTTMRIALGVLAADSGEVRLGSTPMNDDLRRRIGYMPEERGLYNKEKIADQLSFFGRLHGMDKSAAANAAQDLLERLDLGERAQDKLEELSLGNQQRVQLAASLIHDPDVLILDEPFSGLDPVAVQVMSDMLVERAQRGVPVLFSSHQLDLVQRLCDRVGIITAGQMQAEGGVQELRERGPVIFEIGTPARDWYPDFATFVGEDDGAVLLQVDRQDRDQELLRDALAAGPVHHFQRRIPDLTDLFQEVIQGAKQQAAEESTTREGGAA comes from the coding sequence ATGACAGGGACAGCCCTCCACATCGAGAAATTAAACAAATTCTACGGTGACCACCATGTACTGAAGGACATGAGCTTTTCCGTCCAACCGGGCGAGATCTACGGCTTCGTCGGTTCTAATGGCGCCGGCAAGTCCACGACTATGCGCATCGCTCTGGGGGTCCTGGCAGCTGACTCGGGCGAGGTCCGCCTGGGTAGCACCCCCATGAACGACGACCTGCGCCGCCGGATCGGCTACATGCCAGAGGAGCGCGGGCTCTATAACAAGGAGAAGATCGCAGACCAGCTGAGCTTCTTCGGCCGCCTCCACGGCATGGATAAGTCCGCCGCCGCCAATGCCGCGCAGGATCTGCTCGAGCGCCTGGACCTTGGGGAACGCGCCCAGGACAAGCTGGAGGAGCTCTCCCTGGGCAACCAGCAGCGCGTCCAACTGGCGGCCTCCCTCATCCACGACCCGGACGTCCTCATCCTGGACGAGCCCTTCTCCGGGCTGGATCCGGTCGCGGTGCAGGTCATGTCCGATATGCTCGTCGAGCGCGCCCAGCGCGGCGTGCCCGTACTCTTCAGCTCCCACCAGCTGGACCTAGTCCAGCGGCTCTGCGACCGCGTGGGCATCATCACCGCCGGCCAGATGCAGGCCGAGGGTGGTGTCCAGGAACTGCGTGAGCGTGGCCCGGTCATCTTCGAGATCGGCACCCCGGCGCGCGACTGGTACCCGGATTTCGCCACCTTCGTCGGCGAGGACGACGGCGCCGTCCTGCTGCAGGTCGACCGCCAGGACCGTGACCAGGAGCTGTTGCGTGACGCGCTCGCGGCCGGTCCGGTGCACCACTTCCAGCGCCGCATCCCCGACCTGACCGACCTGTTCCAGGAGGTCATCCAGGGGGCGAAGCAGCAGGCCGCGGAAGAAAGCACGACCCGTGAGGGAGGCGCAGCATGA